The Malus sylvestris chromosome 14, drMalSylv7.2, whole genome shotgun sequence genome segment ttaaattatatagttttgcattccAATAATCAGTCCTAATTAAACTACAAGTAAAACTTGGTAGACAATTAAAATAATTCTACCGTATTGTATCCACAGTACCCCATGTGATGAcaattaaattaattactaatttactTGCTTGTGACATTAGCACTAACTTTTTTAGTTGCTATTGCCATTGTTGAAATAACATTTTCAGCTATGAAATATCTGAAGAGTCGATTCAGAAATCGGATGGGAGATGGATGAATGATAACATGATtatttttatagagagagaaatatgtGTTGATATTGATAATGATGTTGTCATGCAACACTTCCAAAACATGAAAACGTGTTGAGGAATATTGTAATATATTGTATGtaaaactgacacaccccgaccgagatcaaggcatgttggccatcacgtgagagtgacgtagccatgtgcacagtgcggaagcaatacagataagaaatatatgaataattaaaaaccgaaatACTAAAGTGCACTACTAAATAGGAAGTGAGAAGAGCTatttacaacagtaaacactcctaatgagagcataataagtctaggtgcagtccagtaggacaagtactagttatacaataccaggaatgtcctactattatttaggtaggtcagaactgccgacgtcctcaagccaccaacagcaagcttacttaaaacctggaggggagcaaaatagaaaacatgagtgggtaaaaacaaatgttttacaaaaccatttcatttatcaatatatctaatccctcgttgtaaaacatgtataatttttcccagaatcaaaatataagcatatacataaatatatatgtaatcaTAACCTttcaatcatgcttcacataatcataaacatatgtatgtcatgccaagatataacggagtaagcaattcaagtaagaataatttcatagaaataatACATGTGAGCCGAAACCCCTATGGTAGTCTGTACTGCTGAATTCATAACTCAAAAGTcactctagccggagtcactactatgacctatacggcaatatactgcataagagtcggaaccaaacaaaaaggtctatacgacaataatgggtgtaatataatcatgcttaatactactctcacataataaccgggcgataaatcgctagtcgcctacgagtcggaaccataaataaggtctgtacgacaagactgtgcacctaaattggatccaatatgagcatatggtgcgggaggtgacataataaacaagcTTGTATCATAtctttggctaaatcacaatcaccctaagtgcagctttatgagctcaacattattcaatcacatatcacatcatcgatgattcatataaccaaacatgacttacctgagcttacctgagcgtccacagcaccacaattatatatagaaTGTATCACGCACCAATTCATAAACGAATTATAGActcatatgcatggcattcaaggcataaacatttaaacatatttttctgggaacatatcaagtatataatatatactgaaaaccaaaagcccactcactggtaagtcgaaaggttgtagcccccgagtcgtccttggatacgctcgtcctcgggatacgtctcacctatatgcgaattaactataaaaacgttattttaaagctcATAGgtaaaactagctaataacttctcatacatagctcaaaatgggtatatgaatataccacagtgacctacacaaccttaggatcatccccaaatttttagaaaaaattttggaCCCCTCATGCGCTGCCACGCGCCAGTGAGTGCACGGCAAGGAATCCTGCGGATTCCCTAActaccgttaggaatattccccGAAATGTTTCGTTAAACCCGACGGTAACTGTCCAAACTAACTgacggcgtcagaatattcTGTCCAAACTGATGGAATATTCTGTCTTCGTTTCCAGCAAGTCGCCGGTAGCCGAAAAACTGGGTAAAACTTCAAAATGTCTattctcactcatttttcaaccattttcttcgaaatttgaaccaaatgaaaGCTTAGAGTGAGCAGAATGGCGTTATACCTATTTGAAGCTTCAAATCTCACGAAATCACGTCGGGGAAGCTTCAAAATTCCGACCAAACCTGTAACTCGTCGTTTATCGAGATCCCAACGTCCAAATTCCTCAAACAAACTACCCCGATACTCGTGAGGGCCTCATTAAGCTTCCTATGGGCTTAGATTTCCCTAAAACACAAGGTTTTACGTGAGTATGAACAGTGCATGAAAATTGGGTTACGGGTTCACGAATTTTCGAAGGATTCCTTACCTGGAACTGGTACCAAACAATTCGTAGCACCACGAGGAACACAATGGTGCACTCAAAACCTTCGATCTGCGAAGTTTGGGGTGTTCATGCTCTTGTCCGTACATATagcaaggagagagagagtacggggaggaagagaaagaaggataatgtgtgtgtgtgtgtgtggtccacgtgggtcaccaaatcaaaaccacaaaaaatcAACATCTAGGTCTCCAAAATAAGTCACGCATACGCACCACAAGATTCATCGTCCCCGGTTAAAATCGTCATTTTACATCACTgagaataaaataatacatatctCTGGGACGGGCTATGACAAAAACTGTATAGGTTAATATATCAGTGTCTTTTTTTAAGTAAATTTTTGAGCCTTTTAAATGTGGCTTTATTATTTGAGGATGCCGTTGTTCATACAAATCTCTGACTTCGTCTCTAGGTGTATGCTAGAACCATGGAGGCAACCTTTGATTTTCTCAAAATCAATTATCAACCTTTCTAACTTACGCGTGGTGAGAAAAATATAGATGCAGCTAGTGTGCTAAGAGAAAGCATATTCTTAACAAGATTTTTGGCAATAGAAAAAGGCAAATTTACAATTTAAtggaataatttttttgttttcctccATCTATCCTAACCCAAAACAATTTGCACCACAATTTAAAAGAACAGAAATGAAAGGGAAAAACATGGCGTGAGAAGCCATGGAGTTGGATGGACAAGCAGAGGTCCTTCACCAAAATAGCAATTGTCTTTTGCAAATTGGAGTCTCAAAGGACATGGATAGCTCAGGAGATATCTCTCTCACAAACGAACTACAACAACAAATTAGAAGGAACGGTTAAATGTTTACCTTGTTTGTACCTGAGGCTAATATTCATAATCATCTATCTATATTTCATAAGTAAATAGTTATACTGATAATAGTGTATTTatttaaacggttacccataaccgtaaccatcAAGTATAAATGAGCGAATAATCGTGATTACCCAAACCCTCGGATATTTTGGCCATCCTAGTCAATGCCCTGTCAATATAACATCATGTTATCTCCAATTGAGAAGGTTAAAGGTCAAAAAGCAAAACAAATGGCCTGATTTGCCCAAAACTTATCTTCAACCGATAGATGAGCTATAATTCCATGGAGCCTACCATGCATTATTTAGCCAAAATGACACCATGTTGGCCAAATGTTGCCCTCCTCTTAGCCCTTTGTTTGAGACTCGACTCCTCAAttgcaataattgattcaaatttaaCAGGTACATTTAAAAACATCTAAcagtagtttaattaaattaatcaataaatttaaaatataaacttaaaattaataaattattgaggggtaGTCCCTTTGATTAGAGATGGTATATGAATATGACCTGACattgttcatttaaaaataattttttcatgGCAATAATTCTGCACGTGGCTAAACATATAATTCTAGACGGGACTATATTTAGCCCTTCTATTGAAGATAGTTAGTACTATTTCCTCAAACATGTATAGTATGAAAGAGACTTCAATGACCTTGTGTCAAAGACCATCTCCATGGCCTTCTACCCGACAGTGCTATGATGCCGGTAACTCGTTCCACCAAGTCCTCGTATATTACCCACCGTAAGAGAAGTCTCGTAGGAGTACTAATAGGTGCAGTTTCCTGTGAAATTTCCAATTACCACATCTGCATACCTCAATTTTTATACATCATTCATGTAGGAACTGCATTACTGCCGATAAAAGCACATACCTCACAAATGCAGAAACCATAAGCACAAAAGGAGGTTAGTAAATGCAAGGGCGAGGAAAACATTGTCAAACAAGTAATACCAAAACTCACAAATGACATTGACAGAATTGACATTTAAAACACTGGTCGCTAAAAAACATGGGCAGTTTCATTCATTGATTTGAGTCAGTAAGTAGTCTGCAGGAAGCAACTGTGTACAAAATGCCACGCAACAAAAACAACATCCAAAGACTTTTACCTTTAACCCACTCTCAAATATTTTTAACTCTCTCCCCTGTTTTCTTTTACCTAGTTTCACTGTAGTTTCTCTTTTGCCTTTTATAGAACTAACTGTACACAAAGACTGCAGAGATTATGCCCCCTCTCAATTTGCAGACCTACTTTTAACCACATAACGGATATTAAGCTCTTGCACTTTTGCTAAAGTTTTAGGCTTTTTCTGGATATACCGATACATACTAGAAAATCCGCTTTCGCTGGCTAAAAACCCACTTCTTTTTTTAAGGAGTGCCTACCCCAAGGAAATCAATGAAATGGATGCTGGAGATCTTCTCATGATGCAGATTTTGATTTTCCCCAGATAAGGACAGATTGGTCCTGGTGGTGGTGACTGACTCATCCCCAGAAATATCTGAAATTGAATCTGATTGATGCCCAGAATTATCCACACCCATCATAGCTGCAGCTGCTGCTCCCACTCCTCTCACTGGCCCAGTGCTCCTGCAGAAACCATTCCCATTGCTACCAATCATCTTTTTAAATCCCCCATCACTTGATGATGAGcctgcaacaacaacaaaataataataagtaaCAAATATagattataattttaaataaactAATTAACCCATCTTATATTGTTCTCGTCCAGATTCGTTTAACTTTCTGATAGGACGTGAGTTTGGTATAATCCGCACCGACCAATGAACAATTTGGTCATGCATTTGTTATGATTCATTTATAAAGTGAAAAAAGAGGTAACATAAGGAACACTCACATACCTAAATGTGATCCAAAGTTTTGGTGGTGATGAAAAGGATGGAACTTGGTGAAAAAGGTGGGAGGTGGTTTGTTTGAGGGAGTGAGGGAGAGATCAGTGCAGGTTGAGGCAGACTGAGTGCTGTCATCATTGATGGTACTTATTGAGATGGTTGATTCAGTACTGGTGGAAggattttttgggaaattagcGACCACATGAGGAGGAGGTGATGGAGGAGATGGAGGTGGAGGAGAAGAGGGCTTTCTCCTCTTGAAAACATTGGATTGCTCTCGGTGTTTTCTGGCCATGATCACATGCCAATGGTTCTTCACAGCATTGTCAGTCCTTCCAGGGAAGAGCCTTGCAATCATTGCCCATTTGTTGCCATAGAGTCTGTGGGCAACCAACAgcctctcttcttcctcctcactgAATGCCCTTCTGTTGATCCTTGGATCTAGCTGGTTGAACCACCTCAATCTGCAACTCTtccctacaaataaaaaatcagaTGATGAACAATgtcaaattaattagtttacATTTTCATAATCAAAAACATTTAAAGAGAAGTGATTTTCcgcactttttttttaacatcctTTTTTTACATCCGAGGGATAGAAATAAACATGGGTGCGAAAAATGAGAAAATGAGTGCGAAAATCATTTTACTATGAAAGTACCAAATTCAAAGAGGGGGATAAAAAGGTTTACCTGATCTACCATCAAGTTTCTCAGCTATTATGTTCCAGTTTTGAGGACCATATTGTCCCACAAGTTCTTTGAGCTTTGAGTCTTCAGCTGGTCTCCAATGGCCTCTGGCACAACTCTTAGCACTAATTCTCCCACCAGCAGGGCTcctatcttcatcatcatcttcctctCCAACAAGATTCAAATTCAAAGGCACGGGCCTTTTCAGATCAACCCCAAAAAGCACACCATGATCGCTTATATTTTTTGGTCCCCCATTTTCCAAAGCTTGAGAACTCCATGGTTTGTTGGTTTGCTGGGATGATAAGGGACTGAAAGGCCCAAGCCCCATTGCAGAAGTAGAAGAACCACCAAAGGTGTTTGAGAGAGAAAGTTGATTAGAAACAGGAGGTGGTGGCGAAAAGTTCAAATCTTGGTATCTGGTGAAACCATTACAATCACTCTTCAGATGTTGAAAACCCATTAGTAATTCTCACTTGGAAA includes the following:
- the LOC126600107 gene encoding transcription factor CSA-like, encoding MGFQHLKSDCNGFTRYQDLNFSPPPPVSNQLSLSNTFGGSSTSAMGLGPFSPLSSQQTNKPWSSQALENGGPKNISDHGVLFGVDLKRPVPLNLNLVGEEDDDEDRSPAGGRISAKSCARGHWRPAEDSKLKELVGQYGPQNWNIIAEKLDGRSGKSCRLRWFNQLDPRINRRAFSEEEEERLLVAHRLYGNKWAMIARLFPGRTDNAVKNHWHVIMARKHREQSNVFKRRKPSSPPPPSPPSPPPHVVANFPKNPSTSTESTISISTINDDSTQSASTCTDLSLTPSNKPPPTFFTKFHPFHHHQNFGSHLGSSSSDGGFKKMIGSNGNGFCRSTGPVRGVGAAAAAMMGVDNSGHQSDSISDISGDESVTTTRTNLSLSGENQNLHHEKISSIHFIDFLGVGTP